A genomic window from Glycine max cultivar Williams 82 chromosome 17, Glycine_max_v4.0, whole genome shotgun sequence includes:
- the KASII-A gene encoding beta-ketoacyl-ACP synthetase 2 precursor: protein MASTTTSSLCTWLVAACMSVTCHADRTKTPHAMFRSSKKSRYSQFNVCRSTHSGKTMAVALQPTQEITTIKKPPTKQRRVVVTGLGVVTPLGHEPDIFYNNLLDGASGISEIETFDCAEYPTRIAGEIKSFSTDGWVAPKLSKRMDKFMLYMLTAGKKALVDGGITDDVMDELNKEKCGVLIGSAMGGMKVFNDAIEALRISYKKMNPFCVPFATTNMGSAMLAMDLGWMGPNYSISTACATSNFCILNAANHIIRGEADVMLCGGSDAAIIPIGLGGFVACRALSQRNTDPTKASRPWDINRDGFVMGEGAGVLLLEELEHAKERGATIYAEFLGGSFTCDAYHVTEPRPDGAGVILCIEKALAQSGVSKEDVNYINAHATSTPAGDLKEYQALMHCFGQNPELRVNSTKSMIGHLLGAAGGVEAVATIQAIRTGWVHPNINLENPDNGVDAKVLVGSKKERLDVKAALSNSFGFGGHNSSIIFAPY from the exons ATGGCTTCGACCACCACCTCCTCCCTCTGCACGTGGCTCGTTGCTGCTTGCATGTCAGTCACGTGCCACGCCGACCGCACCAAAACCCCTCACGCAATGTTCCGCTCCTCCAAAAAGTCTCGCTACTCTCAATTCAACGTTTGTCGATCCACTCATTCTG GTAAAACAATGGCTGTAGCTTTGCAACCTACCCAAGAGATCACGACAATAAAAAAACCTCCCACGAAGCAAAGGCGAGTGGTTGTGACAGGATTGGGTGTGGTTACACCACTTGGGCATGAGCCAGATATCTTCTACAATAATTTGCTTGATGGTGCTAGTGGCATAAGCGAGATTGAAACATTTGATTGTGCAGAATATCCAACA AGGATTGCTGGTGAAATCAAGTCTTTCTCAACTGATGGCTGGGTAGCACCAAAACTTTCTAAGAGAATGGATAAATTTATGCTCTATATGCTGACAGCTGGCAAAAAAGCCTTGGTTGATGGTGGAATTACTGATGATGTAATGGATGagttaaataaagaaaagtgTGGAGTTCTGATTGGGTCAGCAATGGGTGGCATGAAG GTTTTCAATGATGCCATCGAAGCTTTACGAATCTCATATAAGAAGATGAATCCTTTTTGTGTACCTTTTGCAACAACAAATATGGGTTCTGCCATGCTTGCAATGGATCTG GGATGGATGGGCCCTAATTATTCTATCTCTACAGCTTGTGCTACAAGTAACTTTTGTATATTGAATGCAGCAAACCATATCATTAGAGGTGAAGCT GATGTGATGCTTTGTGGAGGCTCAGATGCTGCTATTATACCAATTG GTTTGGGAGGCTTTGTGGCATGCAGGGCACTCTCACAAAGGAATACTGATCCTACCAAAGCTTCACGCCCTTGGGACATT AACCGTGATGGATTTGTCATGGGTGAAGGGGCTGGAGTTTTGCTTTTAGAGGAACTGGAGCATGCTAAG GAAAGAGGTGCAACCATATATGCTGAATTCCTTGGTGGAAGTTTCACCTGTGATGCATATCATGTGACTGAGCCGCGTCCTGATG GGGCTGGTGTTATACTGTGCATTGAAAAGGCATTAGCTCAGTCTGGAGTATCAAAAGAGGATGTGAATTACATAAATGCACATGCCACATCCACACCAGCTGGAGATCTTAAGGAGTACCAAGCTCTAATGCATTGTTTTGGTCAAAACCCCGAG TTAAGAGTGAATTCTACAAAATCTATGATTGGTCATCTACTAGGGGCAGCTGGCGGTGTGGAAGCTGTGGCCACAATACAG GCAATTAGGACAGGGTGGGTTCATCCCAATATCAACCTAGAAAACCCAGATAACGGAGTG gatgctAAAGTGCTTGTTGGCTCAAAGAAAGAGAGACTGGATGTCAAGGCAGCCTTGTCGAATTCATTTGGTTTTGGGGGTCACAATTCTTCAATCATATTTGCACCATACTAG